The genomic stretch CCTTGTCGAAAAAAGCATCGAATCCGACCATGGCGAAATTGACGGTCAAGGCATTGAGACATTGCCGAGCAACCAGCCCTTCTGTTTCGAAACGTCTGGCCGAGGTCAGAATATCTGCCGAAAAGAGCAGCCATTGCCCCACGGCCAGAACGCGGTCAGCCAGGTGGGTATCCTCAAGAAGCGGGAGGTTCTCATCAAACCGGCCCAGTTCGGCAAAGAAGTCGGCCGCCATCATGAAACCCTGATCCCCGTGGATGCATTGAGGACGATTCAGCCTGGCCTTGGCTTCATAATAAAAGTACCCTTGGTGCGGTTTGTTCTTTTGGCGCAGAAAACGTAAGGAGAAGCGGCCGGCAAGGCGTCGATGTCCGCAGTGTTCCCAGGCTGCCGAAAGGGATTTCAGGCCGACGGCCAACGCCAAAGGGTGAGAAAAACAGGAGTCGGCATGGAGAAAGAGGAGGACAGGAGCTGTGGCATGGCGGGCACCGGCATTGAGCTGGGACGCCCTCCCCTTCTGGGATCGGAGAACCCGACAGGCAAAAGGGACGGCGGCAGCGAATTTTCTGCCCACGGCGAAGGTGTCATCGGCCGACCCTCCATCGACCAGGATCACTTCAAACTGAATCCCCGCCTGGCATTCAAAGCTGGAAAAAAGAGTGGGTATTGTCGCTGCCTCATTGTAGACGGGCACGATAACGGACAGTTGAGGAACGGGGTCAGCTGTTGGAAAATGCTCCAAGACATCCTCCTGAAAAACAAAAAGGCGAACCGGAAGGTCCGCCTTTTTGTTTTCAATCTCTAACGTCTCACCTGCCGGCGCGTTTGCGCAGGGAGTCGACGCGATCGGTTTTCTCCCAGCTAAACTCAGGCAGTTCCCGGCCAAAGTGCCCGTAAGCCGCCGTCTTGCGATAGATTGGACGCAGCAGATCAAGGGTCTTGATGATGCCAGCCGGCCGCATATCGAATTCTTCCTGAACAATGCGGGCAATATCGTTGGATGGAATTTTACCCGTACCGAAGGTGTTGATCATCACCGATACAGGTTCGGCAACGCCGATAGCATAGGCGAGCTGGACTTCGCATTTGCTGGCGAGGCCGGCAGCGACGACGTTCTTGGCGACATAGCGGGCCATGTACGAGGCACTGCGGTCGACCTTGCTGGGATCCTTGCCGGAAAAAGCCCCGCCGCCGTGCGAGCCCTGGCCGCCGTAGGTATCGACAATAATTTTACGCCCGGTGAGACCACAGTCTCCCATGGGTCCGCCAACGACAAAACGTCCGGTAGGATTAATGAAATACTTGGTTTTTTCATCGAGGAGTTCGCCCGGGATAATCGGCTTGATGACTTCTTCCATGATGAATTCCCGGAGGGTGTCGTAACTTACGTCAGGGGTATGCTGCGACGAAATAACGACCGAATCGACCCGGATAGGCTTGTCGTTGATGTACTGAATGGAAACCTGCGACTTGCTGTCAGGGCGAAGAAAGGAAACCATCTTGCCCTTGCGCACATCGGCCAACCGCTTGGTCAGACGATGGGCAAACATGATGGGCATAGGCATCAGTTCAGCCGTTTCGTCACAGGCATAACCAAACATGAGGCCCTGATCCCCGGCGCCCTGATCCTTGAACAGGCCCTCCCCCTCGGTAACCCCTTGCGAGATATCGGGAGACTGCCGGTCAATAGAAGTCAGGACGGCGCAGGTTTCGTAATCAAACCCCATGGAAGAATCGTCGTAACCGATTTCTTTGATCGTATTCCGCACGATTTGCGGCATATCCACGTAAGCGCTCGTGGTAATCTCGCCGGCGATCATGGCCATACCTGTGGTCACGAGAGTCTCACAGGCCACGCGGGCCTTGGTGTCCTGGCTGAGAATGGCGTCAAGAATAGCATCCGAAATCTGGTCGGCCACTTTATCCGGGTGGCCTTCGCTTACCGATTCGGATGTGAACAGGAAATCAGTCATTGGCATGGGTTCTAGTCTCCCTTGTCAGGTGGTGAACAATGATCGCTCGAAACGTGGAATTTTAACCAAAATGTCCTGCACTGTCAAGCCGGTTGCCGCCCTAGAAAGCTTTTTGCTCAAAAAGGTCGGGGAATCGCCGCGTCATGACCTCCTCAAGATGTTGTTTTACCTCACTGGCCGTGGAGAGTTTCATCAGGTTGTGCAGCAATTTCTCGCCATCGTCCCGCCGAACTTGGCGAAGAATTCTTTTGACCCTGGGGATGCCGGGGGCGTTCATCGACAATTCGGTAAAACCAAACCCCAGGAGTACGAGGGCGTACATTGGCTCACCAGCCATTTCACCGCACATGCCGATTTCAATGTCGGCGGCTTTTGCCGCTGCGCAGATCATACGGATGCCCTCAAGCACGGCCGGGTGCAGCGGTTCGTAAAGATAGGCCACATGCTCATTGCTGCGATCGACAGCCAGGCAATACTGAATCAGATCATTGGTTCCGATCGAGAAAAAATCAACCTCGCGGGCCAACAGGTGAGCAATGAGAGCGGCTGAAGGGGTCTCGATCATGATCCCCACTAGAATATGTTCATCGAATGGAACGCCTTCCGCCACAAGTTCGGCTTTGGCCTCTTCCAGGCAGGATTTGCAGGTTCTTATTTCGGCCACACCGGAAATCATCGGGAACATGATGCGAACCTTCCCAAAAGCGGATGTTCTGAGAATGGCCCGCAATTGGGTCTTAAAAAGACGTCGTTCCTTGAGAGAGAACCGTATGGCCCTAAGCCCCATCGCGGGGTTGGATTCATCCGACAGATTAATCTCGGGAACAAACTTATCCCCGCCGACATCCAGAGTGCGAATCGTCACGACTTGAGGCTTCATCTGTTCAACGATATCGCGATAGGCTTCGACCTGCTCCACCTCAGAAGGGGGAACCAGGCGGTTCATGTACAGAAACTCCGAGCGATAGAGGCCTATGCCTTCAGCTCCCTGTTGCAAGGCCAGGGGGACCTCTTCGGAGATTTCGACATTTCCACGCAAGGCCACGCGGTGTCCATCAAGAGTGATCGCCGGCAAATCCCGGTAGTTGAGAAGTTCACGCTCCTGATACTCGAAAATCTGCTTTTTCCGCAAATATTCCTTGAAGAGGTCTTCGCTCGGATGCAGGATCATGATGCCGGCGGTGCCGTCAATGATGACGGGCGTGCCACCCGGCACAAAGGAAGTCACGTTTTCAAGGCCGACGACGGCCGGAATACCCATGGATCGGGCCAGGATAGCGGTATGCGAGGTTCTGCCGCCGACGTCGGTCACAAATCCGACAATCTTGCTTTTGTCCATCTGCATGGTGTCGGCAGGAGAAAGGTCGTGGGCTATGACGACGACTTTGCGATCGATATCCTTGAGCGATTGCTGGTGTTCACCCAGGAGATTCCGTAGAAGCCGTTCCCCCACAAAATCCATGTCGGAGCGCCGTTCCCGGAGATATTCGTCATCAATGGTTTCAAAGACCTTGCGAAATTTATCCAGGGTCCGTTTCAGTGCCCCTTCCGCATTGATCTTTTCCTCGCGGATCAGCTTCCTGGTTTCGTCAAGAAGCATCTGGTCCTCAAGGATCATCAAGTGGGTATCGATGATATAGATATGCTCGGACAGGTCCCTGTCCGTCACACTTTGTTTGACCTCTTCGAGCTGCTTTTTGGACAGATTGACCGCGGCCATAAAGGCCGCTATCTGCTGATCGACCGACTCCTCATCAATCGTTCGCTCCACGGCGGACATACGCGCCCGGTTGACCATATAGGTCTCCCCGATGGCGATGCCGGGTGAAGCACCGATTCCAATGAGCATCGTATCCTGCAACAGATCAGTCTTCTCCGAAGCCGTCATCGATCAACTTTCCAATCGCCGTCATCGCGTCCGCTTCATCGGCACCGTCAGCGGACACATAAATCGTCGAGCCCTGCGGTGCCGCCAGCATGAGCAGCCCCATGATGCTTTTCCCGTTTACCTCCAGGTCATCTTTCCTGACGGTTATTTCACTTTTGAACTGGTTGGCGGTCTGCACCAACTGGGCCGCTGCCCGGGCATGCAGGCCGAGCCTGTTTCGGATCCTGAATTCTTTACCGTCCATCACCACTCCCCTAGCTACCGAACCATGCCATCACAATCAGCAAAAAAACACCAAACATAACCATGAATAAAATCGAGGCCCGGCGGTGAATCATCCAGGCAACGCCGCCGACAGCGGCCAGGATTCCAAACCCCCATAGAGGGAAAATTTCTTCTTTTTCCATAAGCTGGAAAGATAAAAAGGCGGTCAGCCCCCCTAGCAGAACAACGGTTGCCTCCTTGATCCTGAGTGCCAGGTCAGGCAGACTTCGCTTCTGCAGAATCTCCACAACCTGCAGGCCGCTACGATAGCCGCGGAAAAATCCTCCGACCCTCATCCAGAGGTGAGGCGTATTGAACAGGAGTAAAAAAACCACAGGTGCCCACAGTGACCCCTTGATCGCAAAAAACAGGGAGACGGCGGCGGCCAGCGGACGAAGGGCCCCCCAAAAAAGAGCATCACCCATGGCAGCATAGGGCGCCATGGTCATTTCCTTGAATTCCCCGACCCCGAGCATGGAATCCTGTCCGCAGGTACCAGCCTCTTCCAGGGCCAGAGCAGCCCCGAGTACGGGCGAAGCCATATAGGGATGGGTATTGAAATAGGAAAGATGACGCTGAAAAGCCATAGACAGTTCCTGCCCCTGGTAAAGAAATCGCAATCCCGGCGCCATGACGTAAAGAGCCCCCAAACTTTGCAGCCTTTCGAAGTTCCAGCTGGCCTGAAGCAAAAAGAGTCGCGGTAGAATTTGCGCGATAATTTTGGCAGGCAGTTTGTGGTTCATAGCGTTCATCCGTTAAAGGAGCCAGAGGGTCAGGTATACCGTGACGAAAGAGGCCGTAAACAAAGTGGCTTTGCGAGTCACGTTGATGGTGCCGATAATGGCTCCCGCCCCGATACAGGGAAAGGTGACAATCCACCAGATCACCGATCGGTCAATCAGAGGGGATACCAGCGGACCAAGCCAGGTCATAAGGACCGTCCCCGCAACAAAGAGGACAACAAAGGTGGCGAGAGCAGCCAAGGCGAAGTTTCCTAGTCCCCTGAGATGAAATCCTTCAATCTCGTCCACTCTTCCCTCTGCCACGGCTTCTTCCGCTTTGGTTAAAAGACGTCCGTTGCCATGACGTGCCGCCCTGTCGAAAAGCTGCCCGACCTTGCCGAGAGGCAGCGTGACGATTGTTGCCAGAATAGCCAATGTCGGCCCCTCATACCCTTGCAAAGGACCCGAGATGGCGGCCAGGGCGGTGGCCGCCACGGCCACCTGGGTATCGTCCGGCGGGATGGCTGCTCCCACGGGAAGACGCCCCAGCCAAAGCAGTTCGACCAGAACCCCCACAAGCAAACCGGCTTCGGGGTCACCAAGCAGCACACCGGTCAGCGGTGCGGCGACGATGGGGCGAGAAAGCATGAACTGCCACATGGCCGTTCGGTCAATCCCGGCAAAGATGGCGACAAGGCAGGCAAGGATGATTTTGTCGATAGGCATATTATTTTATGGAGGCCCTGACCAGCTTATCCCATCTCTGTTTTCTGTCCGACGGAAAGCACTGGGAGACGATATCGATTCCATCCTGCTCCAGAGAACGAAGGTTCTCAATATCTTCATCATTGAGGGCCAGCGTACAGGTGACCCGAAACTTGCCGGTGCCGCCGTGCATATTCCCGAGATTGAGCTCGGTAAATACCATACCCAACTCATGAGCGTGGCGGCTGTCGGCAGAGTTGGCAAAGAGAATCATGACCCGCTTGCCGGCCAGATCGTCCGAAGCCAGCAATCGAACGGCGGCCTCGACGGTTTCAATTTCAACGCGAATATTTTTGGGTACAGCCGCTTTCATCAGCATTTTCTGAAAAGGCTGCTCGGGCAGCGAATCGCTGGCAACAACGATGCAATCAGCCCGCGTGGCAGGAACCCAGGATTCGAGAACTTGACCGTGAATCAATCGGTTATCAATGCGAGCCAATACAATGCTCATAAAACAGGATTCTCCGAGAAATCGTCCCTCAGGACAGCATATCGCTGGCCAGATAAATACTCTGCTGGCCATAGGCCCTAAGCATGGCACCCAATTCATGAAAGGGAACGGATTCCTGGCTGTTGAGCAATTTGATGATCATCGGCAGATTAACGCCGGTCAGAACATCGACTCTGTCCTTTTCAAGAAAGGAGATCGCCATATTGGCCGGAGTCCCGCCGAACATGTCGGTCATAACCAGAACGCCGTCGCCATCGCCTCCCACTGTTTCAATGGCCCGGCCGATTCGCTCTCGAATCGTCTCGACACTGTCTGTCTGTTGGATACAGATCGCCATGACGTTTTTAACAGGCCCGATGATCATTTCCGCTGCCCGAATGAATTCTTCGGCCAGATTGGAGTGGGTCGCGATAACCAGACCGACCATGAGCTATCCTTTCGCTATATCCCGATGAACCACTTCGAGTGAGATTCCTTCGATATCAAAAACAGACCGTAGTGCTTCAACAAGAGTCACACTCCGATGTCGCCCCCCCGTGCAGCCAATGGACAGGGTCAGGTAGCTTTTACCTTCGGAACGGTACTGCGGCAGCAGAAACTCGAGAAGCCCAGTGAAACGCTGAAGAAATTCCTGACAGGACGGTTGATTTAAGACAAACTCCTGCACGGCGGCATCCTTACCGGTGAATGGCCGTAAATCTCTGACAAAGTGAGGATTCGGCAGAAAGCGGACATCGATCACCAGATCAGAACCCGGCGGAATACCGTAGCGAAAGCCGAATGACTGCAGGCATACGGCCAAAGGAGAACTGCCCTCATGACCGCAGACCGCATTGATGACCTTGTCACGCAACTGATGGGGACTCAACTGAGTCGTATCGATGAGGGTCGTACTCAATTTTCGCAGAGGGTCCAGAAGCATTCTTTCACGCAGAATGCCCTCTTGAACCCCCCCGTTAAGTGACATGGGATGCCGCCGCCGGGTTTCCGAGTAGCGCCGAACGAGCATTTCATCCGTCGCATCAAAAAAAAGGATTTCAACTTCATGCCCCTGCTGCGCCATCGAGGCCAGAACTCTCTCGCAGCCGTGCAGAAAACTGCGACTGCGAACGTCCATTACCACAGCAATCCCCTGAGCGTCGGTCCTCTCCTCCTGGGTTACCTCAAGAAATTTGGGCAGCATCACCGGCGGGAGGTTGTCTACAACAAAAAAACCGTCATCTTCAAGGGCACGGGCAGCGGTACTTTTCCCAGAACCGGACATTCCCGTGATAATGATCAGGCGCATGCAGAATTACTCCAGATTGTCCCCTATGATGGTATGAGCATGAAGGCGGGCCATTTCTGCCATACGCTTTTCCAGGCGATCCTGAAATTCGATGGCACTGTGATATCCCATTTCCTTAAGAATCTGGTTGCGCGCCGCCACTTCGACAATGGAGGTCATGTTTCGGCCGGGACGCACGGGGATTTTAAGAAGAGGAATTTCAACACCCAGAAGACTGTAGGTTTGCTCTTCCAAGCCGAGTCGGTCATATTCCCGCCCTTCTTCCCACTCCACCAGTTCCACAGCGAGGTCTATCTTTTTCCGTTCACGGATTGCCGCCACGCCAAAAAGATGCTTGATGTTGATGATACCCAGACCTCGAATTTCCATGTGATAGTGCAGCAGGTCGCTTCCCTCGCCGAAAAGAACGGCGGGGAGTTTCAACCGAACCTTGACGACATCATCGGCTACAAGTCGATGCCCTCGCAACACCAGGTCGAGGGCACATTCACTTTTACCCATGCCGCTTTTACCCAGGATAAGAACGCCGACACCAGCCACTTCGACAAGAACGCCGTGAACTGTCGTTGCGGGCAGCAGGCGTTCTTCCAGAAATTTTGTAATTAGAGAAATAAAGGTGGAGCTTTGATGGTGGGTTCGTAAAAGAGGCGTGCCTTGATTTTCTGTCTCCCGAATGAGCATTTCAGGAGCTTCCTGCCCCTTCGTAATAATAAAGCAGGAGTTGTCCAGCGCGATCAGTTGTCGCAAATTGGTAGCAGCGGTATCGGGAGGGAGATGGGCAAGATAGCTAAGTTCGGTAGACCCCAGAACCTGAATGCGGTCAGGATGAAGATTGGTGATATATCCGGCCAGGGCCAGTCCTGGTTTCTGGATACGGGGCACTGTGACCAGGTTGCTCAGCCCCTTTTCACCCGCAAGCAGCTCCAGGTCAAGCCCAGCCTCTTTTTCACTCAATAATTCCTGGATACTCAGACCTGGCATGGGATTTTTCCTGTACAAAAGAAGTCGAAGGAGAAATGACCGAACAATCTGAAAGAAACCTGAGTGAAGTTTTGTTTACAGCTTTTCTTCCTCTTCAATGATGATGGAGTAGATGTCGCCTGCGCTGTCGGCCTGAAGAAGCCTCTGCCGAACTTGGGGATTTTTCAACAATTTGGAAATGCGGGCAAGGGTTTTCAGGTGAATCCCTACTGATTCTTCAGGCGCAATCAGAAGAAAGAAAAGGTGAGCCGGCTTGCCGTCCATGGAGTCAAAATCGACCCCGTCACGACTTCGGCCGAAAGAAATCAAAAGGTTGCTGATGTTTTTAAGTTTACCGTGCGGAATGGCGACCCCATCACCAATCCCGGTGCTTCCCAGCTTTTCCCGCTCCAGGAGCACTCGCATCACTTCGTCGCGATCGAGGCTTTTGTCGGTATGGACAATAGTGTCCGTCAACTCGGCAAGCACATCGTTCTTGCCCTTGGCCTTCAGGTCATCCGCAATAGCAGAAGCGTTTAAAAAATCCGCAATCTTCATGTTTCTTCAAGCAGCCTTTCAGGATTCGCTCAAATCAGTGGGGGGAAGGATACACTATCCTTCCCCCCATCGCAATTGTTTTACCTTTTACTTGCTTTCAGGTGCAATCAGGCCGTAATTGCCATCCTTGCGGCGATACACAACGTTGATCTCCTCGGTTTTGTCGTCCGTGAAAACCAGAAACTCCTTGTGCAGCAGATCCATTTGCATGACGGCCTCTTCGACAGACATCGGCTTCACCGAAAAGCGATTGGTGCGCACAATGACGGGTTGTTCAGCCCCCTCATCGATGCTTTCTGCCGCCAGCACGGTTTTCTGAACCTGTCTTTCACGCCCGGAAAGCGGTTTGTGCTTCTTGAGTTTTTCTTTATAACGCTTCAATTGACGCTCGATTTTATCCACCACGGCGTCAATGGCCGCATACATGTCGTTGGTCTCTTCCGATCCCTTGATGGTGATTCCCTTGGCTACCAGATTGACTTCGGCACGATGTCTGATCTTCTTTTCGACGGAAACAACCACCTGGGCATCGATGGGCTCATCGATATACTTTTTTACGCGGTCGAGTTTTTCTTCCACATAGGCACGAACCGGATCGCTAGTTTCCATATGTCTGAATGTTACGGCAATCTGCATAAAAACCTCCTGTTGAAGATATCCCTGGGGGATCAAGTCGCTTCTTATTAAATTATAACTCCGATTACCGGGATGGCCACGCCGCCGTTAATCAAAAGTGACGCTTACGCTCAGTAGATGAGCCAATCCCGAGCATTTCTCTATATTTGGTAACAGTCCGACGGGCAATATCGATTCCGTGGCCACGCAAGAGTTCAACCAGTTTCTGATCAGAATAGGGTTTTTTCACGTTTTCACCGCTGATGATCTCCTTGATTTTACTCTTGACGCTTTCAGAGGCGATGGTTTCGCCCTGGGTTGTACTGATCCCGCTATTGAAGAAATATTTCAATTCAAAAAGCCCTTGCGGGGTCTGCACGTATTTGTTCGTTGTTACCCGACTAATGGTCGACTCATGCATCTCGATATCTTCCGCCACGTCACGAAGAACGAGAGGTTTGAGGTATTCGATGCCCCGGTCGAAGAAGTCCCGCTGGAACTTCACAATGGATTTGGTCACCTTGTAGATGGTCCGCTGCCGCTGGTGGATGCTCTTGATCAGCCACATGGCTCCGCGCATCTTTTCCTGAATGTGCTCACCGGCCTTCGCGTCAATATCAGAACCACCTGAAAGCGCGCTGCGGTAGAAGGAGTTGATGCGAAGATTCGGCAATCCTTCGTCATTCAGGACAACGACGTATTCGTCCCCGATTTTGTATACGCTGACATCCGGCACGATATAGTGGGAATCTTCCTGCCAGTAGGGTCGGCCAGGCCGAGGGTCAAGATGAGAGATAACTTTGGCGGCGCCGAGCACCTCATCCAGAGAGACACCGAGCGCTTTGGCAATCGCAGGATACTTGCGGGATTCCAGATCTCCTATGTGGTTCTCCAGGATGGCCACAACGGTAGAATTATCGAGTTCAAGCTGTTCAACCTGTTTCAGAAGACATTCCTGAAGATTGCGACTGGCCACGCCAACGGGATCGAAATCCTGTACTTTCTTGAGAACAGATTCGATGGCCGGTATTTCCGCGTGGACCTGCTCGGCAATTTCTTCCAAAGTAGCGATCAGATAGCCATCCTCATTCAGGTTGCCGATAATCTCTTCTGCAATCTGGCGCTCCGTCTCATCAAAAGGAGACAGGTTCAATTGCCACAGCAGATGGTCAGTGAGAGTCCCCTTTTTGGTGATGAGATTTTCGTAGGAGGGGCGATCATCATCTTCTTCGTAGTAGTCGGCCGTTGATCCTCCGAGGCTGTATCCTTCGAGGTACGTTTGCCAATCGATATCCCCCAGGCCTTCCGATTCTCCCTTGACCTCTTTCACCTCTTCGGAAGAGGCCTGCGCCATCTCCGCCTCGTCGCCGGAATCCGGGCTTTTCTCAATCTCCTCGACGGACTCGACCCCTTCCTCAAGAAGCGGATTTTCCTCAAGCTCCTGCTGCACCATGTCAACAAGCTCCATGCGGGAAAGCTGGAGAAGCTTGATCGCCTGCTGGAGTTGCGGCGTCATGACCAGTTGCTGACTCAGTTTAAGCTGTTGCCGAATCTCTAAAGCCATGTCACTCCCGAAGAGACGTCTGGACCTTTCCATGCAAGGTCCAAAAGGTGCCGTTAAAGTTTGAACTTATCCCCAAGATAGATCGCCCGGGCTCTTTCACTCCCGGCAATTTCAGCGGGGGTTCCATACTCCAGGATGCCCCCTTCATTAAGTATGTAGGCACTGTCACAAACACCCAGGGTTTCACGCACGTTGTGGTCCGAAATAAGAACGCCGATACCACGGGCCTTCAAATCGCCAATGATATTTTGGATGTCCATGACAGCTATCGGGTCAATCCCGGCAAAAGGCTCATCCAACAGGATGAAAGAAGGTTCAATGACCAGGGCCCTGGCAATTTCAAGCCGTCTCCTTTCGCCACCGGAGAGGGCATATCCATAAGTTTCGGCTACGTGGCTGAGACGGAATTCTTCCAAAAGGCGATCTTTCCGTTTCCTGCATTCGGCCGCAGGGATATTGAGCGTTTCCAGAATAGCCAGTAAATTCTGGGCCACCGTCAGTTTTCGAAAAACCGAAGCCTCCTGAGGGAGATACGATATACCGGCCCGCGCGCGCTGGAACATGGGGAAATCCGTCAACTCGAGGTCATCGAGGAAAACCCTTCCAGAATCAGGGCGTATCAACCCCACGACCATGTAGAAGGAAGTCGTTTTCCCGGCGCCGTTGGGCCCAAGAAGGCCGATAACCTCACCGGAAGAGACCGCCAGATCCACGCCACGGACCACCTGACGGCCCTTGTACGCCTTGCAGAGCCCCTGAGCCGATAACTTGCGACTCACGGACTTTCCTCTTTCGGATGAAAGATGGCCTGCACTCTGGATCCTCCGGCGCTGCTCACAGTGCTTCGTTCCTCCTGGAGATAGACGGTGATTTCGTCGCCGCTGACCGAGTTTTCACCTTGAAACAGTTTGGGATTCCCGGTCAGAACCATTTTCTTCTCTGTATTGAAGAGAGTGCCCTGCTGCCCCGTTGCCACGCGGTCACCCTGAACGATTCGCACATCGCCAATGGCGACCACCTTTTCCACTTCGCGGGATTCGCTACTATAGACCAGGCGCATCTCCTGGGCATAAATGACAACCTCACCTTGTTTGGCCACAACATTCCCGAGAAAGCGAACCTCTTTCCCTGCCTGGTCAGCTTCGAGCCGGTCGGAAACCACATGGATCGGCTCATTGCGATTACCGAGACTGTCAGCAGCATTTTCCTGAGCGAAGACCCCACAGGGTGCCAGCAGACAAGTCAACAGGATGAACACCGAGACCCAGGTTTTCATAGTCCCCCCCCCTGCCCTTCAATAACGGCAGAGACCCGGCGAAGAACGCTGATTTTCCTGGTATCTATATGAAGCAGCATACCGTTTCCCTTAATATCGGCAGCACCGGAAAGAAGGCGAACATCATCATCCGTCCGGATATACCTGTCTTCCGCGGTAAAAGTGAGGGCATCGGTATAGAAGGTATAGCCTTCCGGGCTTTTCACCACGACATTCCCCTCTACCTGAACAACCTGAGGATCAGAAAAGAACTTTCCCCTGTCAGCGGTCAGAGTAACATCGCCAAGTTCACCCTGATCATAAAAAACCATGTGAATGTTTTCGATATCCGTCGCCCCCTGACTGAAGCTGTGCGTAGCCGAGTCAGCCTGGAGAGCCCATTGGGGCACGCCGTCCTGCGTTTCCGTGTACTGAATTCTCT from Desulfuromonas sp. KJ2020 encodes the following:
- the hprK gene encoding HPr(Ser) kinase/phosphatase, producing MPGLSIQELLSEKEAGLDLELLAGEKGLSNLVTVPRIQKPGLALAGYITNLHPDRIQVLGSTELSYLAHLPPDTAATNLRQLIALDNSCFIITKGQEAPEMLIRETENQGTPLLRTHHQSSTFISLITKFLEERLLPATTVHGVLVEVAGVGVLILGKSGMGKSECALDLVLRGHRLVADDVVKVRLKLPAVLFGEGSDLLHYHMEIRGLGIINIKHLFGVAAIRERKKIDLAVELVEWEEGREYDRLGLEEQTYSLLGVEIPLLKIPVRPGRNMTSIVEVAARNQILKEMGYHSAIEFQDRLEKRMAEMARLHAHTIIGDNLE
- a CDS encoding PTS sugar transporter subunit IIA, which produces MKIADFLNASAIADDLKAKGKNDVLAELTDTIVHTDKSLDRDEVMRVLLEREKLGSTGIGDGVAIPHGKLKNISNLLISFGRSRDGVDFDSMDGKPAHLFFLLIAPEESVGIHLKTLARISKLLKNPQVRQRLLQADSAGDIYSIIIEEEEKL
- the hpf gene encoding ribosome hibernation-promoting factor, HPF/YfiA family is translated as MQIAVTFRHMETSDPVRAYVEEKLDRVKKYIDEPIDAQVVVSVEKKIRHRAEVNLVAKGITIKGSEETNDMYAAIDAVVDKIERQLKRYKEKLKKHKPLSGRERQVQKTVLAAESIDEGAEQPVIVRTNRFSVKPMSVEEAVMQMDLLHKEFLVFTDDKTEEINVVYRRKDGNYGLIAPESK
- the rpoN gene encoding RNA polymerase factor sigma-54, which gives rise to MALEIRQQLKLSQQLVMTPQLQQAIKLLQLSRMELVDMVQQELEENPLLEEGVESVEEIEKSPDSGDEAEMAQASSEEVKEVKGESEGLGDIDWQTYLEGYSLGGSTADYYEEDDDRPSYENLITKKGTLTDHLLWQLNLSPFDETERQIAEEIIGNLNEDGYLIATLEEIAEQVHAEIPAIESVLKKVQDFDPVGVASRNLQECLLKQVEQLELDNSTVVAILENHIGDLESRKYPAIAKALGVSLDEVLGAAKVISHLDPRPGRPYWQEDSHYIVPDVSVYKIGDEYVVVLNDEGLPNLRINSFYRSALSGGSDIDAKAGEHIQEKMRGAMWLIKSIHQRQRTIYKVTKSIVKFQRDFFDRGIEYLKPLVLRDVAEDIEMHESTISRVTTNKYVQTPQGLFELKYFFNSGISTTQGETIASESVKSKIKEIISGENVKKPYSDQKLVELLRGHGIDIARRTVTKYREMLGIGSSTERKRHF
- the lptB gene encoding LPS export ABC transporter ATP-binding protein; the protein is MSRKLSAQGLCKAYKGRQVVRGVDLAVSSGEVIGLLGPNGAGKTTSFYMVVGLIRPDSGRVFLDDLELTDFPMFQRARAGISYLPQEASVFRKLTVAQNLLAILETLNIPAAECRKRKDRLLEEFRLSHVAETYGYALSGGERRRLEIARALVIEPSFILLDEPFAGIDPIAVMDIQNIIGDLKARGIGVLISDHNVRETLGVCDSAYILNEGGILEYGTPAEIAGSERARAIYLGDKFKL
- the lptA gene encoding lipopolysaccharide transport periplasmic protein LptA; the protein is MKTWVSVFILLTCLLAPCGVFAQENAADSLGNRNEPIHVVSDRLEADQAGKEVRFLGNVVAKQGEVVIYAQEMRLVYSSESREVEKVVAIGDVRIVQGDRVATGQQGTLFNTEKKMVLTGNPKLFQGENSVSGDEITVYLQEERSTVSSAGGSRVQAIFHPKEESP
- the lptC gene encoding LPS export ABC transporter periplasmic protein LptC; this translates as MAGNVNIRTLLGFVIVALVVALAVMIARNFKGFETTEILDNLPANVDLAMKRIQYTETQDGVPQWALQADSATHSFSQGATDIENIHMVFYDQGELGDVTLTADRGKFFSDPQVVQVEGNVVVKSPEGYTFYTDALTFTAEDRYIRTDDDVRLLSGAADIKGNGMLLHIDTRKISVLRRVSAVIEGQGGGL